In bacterium 336/3, the following proteins share a genomic window:
- a CDS encoding deoxyuridine 5'-triphosphate nucleotidohydrolase, with the protein MLQVKIINQSKHENPHYATEGSAGMDLRANIDTPVVLQPLERTLIPTGLYVQLPKGYEGQIRPRSGLSIKKGITLINCVGTLDSDYTGEIKLGIINLSQEPYTVEDGERLAQLVIAQYTQIEWFNVEVLDETQRGEGGFGSTGKK; encoded by the coding sequence ATGTTACAAGTCAAAATTATTAACCAATCTAAACATGAAAATCCTCATTACGCAACAGAAGGTTCAGCGGGTATGGATTTAAGAGCCAATATAGATACTCCTGTTGTTTTACAACCCCTTGAAAGAACGCTGATACCTACAGGTTTGTATGTACAGCTACCCAAAGGCTATGAAGGGCAAATACGCCCAAGAAGTGGACTTTCTATCAAGAAAGGTATAACCTTAATTAATTGTGTAGGAACACTAGATTCTGACTATACTGGCGAAATTAAATTGGGTATCATAAATCTCTCGCAAGAGCCTTATACTGTAGAAGATGGAGAGCGTTTAGCTCAATTGGTGATAGCTCAATATACACAAATAGAGTGGTTTAATGTTGAAGTATTGGACGAAACCCAAAGGGGAGAGGGTGGTTTTGGTAGTACTGGAAAAAAATAA
- a CDS encoding GCN5 family acetyltransferase, protein MHFREATKLDIPQMHVVRYAVKENILSNPALITEADYEAFIITYGKGWVCEINSQIAGFAVVDLLKNNIWALFIHPDYEKQGIGRKLHHTMLDWYFSQTQAFVWLSTENKTRAEAFYRKAGWKEVGSYGTNEIKFEMNYENWLEQTHIKRI, encoded by the coding sequence ATGCATTTTAGAGAAGCTACAAAACTAGATATTCCACAAATGCATGTTGTAAGATATGCTGTAAAAGAAAATATTCTTTCAAATCCAGCCTTGATTACGGAGGCAGATTATGAGGCTTTTATCATAACGTATGGAAAAGGTTGGGTTTGCGAAATTAATTCTCAGATTGCTGGCTTTGCAGTTGTCGATTTGCTTAAAAATAATATTTGGGCTTTGTTTATTCATCCCGATTATGAAAAACAAGGTATTGGCAGGAAACTTCACCATACAATGCTAGATTGGTATTTTTCCCAAACACAAGCATTTGTTTGGTTAAGTACAGAAAATAAGACCAGAGCTGAAGCATTTTATCGAAAAGCAGGTTGGAAAGAAGTAGGCAGCTATGGTACTAACGAAATAAAGTTTGAAATGAATTATGAAAATTGGCTGGAACAAACCCATATCAAAAGAATTTAA
- a CDS encoding alpha/beta hydrolase: protein MKFFSVILLMIPFCLKTYGQMDDKFYFPSKKWNKIDSVKHTEQTFFIEKDTLHGVWLYPNIKKPKATILYFHGSGGNVSRYIKYVKPLVQDGFQVFMIDFRGYGKSSGKPTHKNIATDAQIVLDAILKDNKLKQQKLIVYGASMGSQVACNLTKNNEDKISAIVLDGCIASFTDIALASMPVEQHEMARPFLVFPYGAKEDIKTITKSKILLIHSKEDKEVPYSHYEMVLANAKKDALSWIYTGGHLEAPLLHPKEFINQINILIK from the coding sequence ATGAAATTCTTCTCAGTAATTTTATTGATGATACCCTTTTGTTTGAAAACTTATGGGCAAATGGATGATAAATTTTATTTCCCAAGTAAGAAATGGAATAAAATTGACTCTGTAAAGCATACAGAGCAAACATTTTTTATAGAAAAAGACACTCTACATGGTGTTTGGTTGTACCCAAATATCAAGAAGCCCAAAGCTACAATTCTCTATTTTCATGGAAGTGGAGGAAATGTTTCAAGGTATATTAAGTACGTCAAACCTTTGGTACAAGATGGTTTTCAGGTTTTTATGATTGATTTTAGAGGTTATGGGAAATCAAGTGGCAAACCCACTCATAAAAATATTGCTACTGATGCACAAATAGTTTTAGATGCTATTTTAAAAGATAATAAACTTAAACAACAAAAACTGATTGTTTATGGTGCTTCTATGGGTTCGCAGGTAGCTTGTAACTTAACCAAGAACAATGAAGACAAAATTAGTGCTATTGTATTAGATGGCTGTATTGCCTCTTTTACTGATATTGCTCTCGCCTCCATGCCTGTGGAACAACATGAAATGGCAAGACCATTTTTGGTATTTCCTTATGGAGCTAAAGAGGATATCAAGACTATTACTAAGTCTAAAATATTACTTATACATTCCAAAGAAGATAAAGAAGTGCCTTATTCTCATTATGAAATGGTTTTAGCGAATGCTAAAAAAGACGCTTTATCATGGATATATACAGGTGGGCATTTAGAAGCTCCATTATTACACCCCAAAGAGTTTATCAATCAAATCAATATCCTTATTAAATAG